The genomic window taatttataaataaaacagtggactaagcaaagaaaatttggaagttATTTCTTCAAAACCTTATATTATCGTATATAAGTCAATATTATCGTAGTTTAAATATgcatagaccttttcatttcaattacgattcattattgtttcgtaCAGTCAGTAATAAGTTAGACAaagatacaagatatttgtttttcattttatcacattagttttttaacaaactgtcggaaacaaaaggtaatcacttttttaatgaaaaggtctattaaaaTCTTGATCgatacttttaatatattttttagttacttttgtgaaaattaatttgtcagttcaataaaaaaatagaactgtcaaatcaaatcaaatagcTAAGGAGTTAAgatgttataatataaaaaaatatcaccaATTGTTATTTAACttgtttatttaagtaattataatataaaaaatatcacatctTGTTATTTAGTAATAATCCATAGCCGTCCTACGCTTTCCAGACTCGTGGTCCCCTaagctttttttatgttttaaatttaaatttaaatttaaaagtcagTCACAgctaaattatcattatttttgtcaCTTGCCTCTACAACATTGTTGCTTGCCGAAGCCATATTGTTTTCTCGCTAGGTGCAGTACTGCACGTGTTCACAACCTGAAATGAGCAACTTATATCTAGGCGAATAATTAAACGCTATCCATCCAAGACATTTGCCTAGCTGTTTTATTGAATGACTGAATATATTTAGGCCGCTAGTTGAAAGACACCGTTTAGTAAATAGGCTAGGCTGTTAATTGAATGGCTAATTATAAGCTAGTTGGTTGcgacatatacatggtataaaaactgtaaataggttgaaaaaatccgaaaaattcttaattcgaaaatagataaaattatatgaagatataaAAAGTTTCATCCACATacaccatttgaaaaataaaatttatttatgttttaaaatcgaGTGTGAGCAAAATACtcgattttaaatgaaaatgagataaattttttaatattttaaatacataattattgcAAATTGCTTTTATTGCATTTTGCATACATTCCAATTAATTTATTGCATCTGGCTTGCCGCAATCAATGTAACGGATTCAGTAATCAGTTCctgatttatgtattttttttcaatattccagtaattacaatttattccCCATTCATGTCCAAAAGAATGCCATAATGCTTGTTGTATTCTAGACTTAATGCACATAAAAAAATGAGGGAATCTTTGTTGATTTCTAGCGAAAATGGAACCCAGTTGAAATGTCCCAACTAATAAAGAATGTTCAGTGGCCTTAGTTAATCAATTAGCGTTTTGGTTCAGGTGTCAGAGAGGTTTCGGTGGTATATTAAGATCGAGAGGTTCACCAAGGTATATTTTTCTCAATCCTAATTTCGAGCATgggatattaaattttaacaaaaatagtgTGTATTTCAACCAGTTATTCAGCTTGGTGTCTATCTAATTTTTGCTTATAccatatgaaaaatatcaaggtatacaaagttcagtcccaagtttgtaacacttaaaaatattgatgctacgaacaaaattttggtatatacgttcataaaatcagctaattagtttatttccggctgtccgccTGATAACGCGATAACTCAACCACGAAAAGAGAtgtcaaactgaaatttttatagcgtatacagaatttaaaaagtaaGATTGAGTTCGTTAATGATTTTCCCCGCAAGAACTACgggtattagaaaaattttatcaaaactttgtttatttaataattaaaaattgttcgtCAAATTCCAATATCTCCATTCCTGGTTGACAGCGTAAACCTGGTTCAAATCTTACATTTTTTAGTTATACTTCTTTAGGCGCATTATGGAAAAATAATGAGAGTGAGTTTTCATGATGCGCGCGCACAGGATGACACAAAAACTACTTGTTGAAGATAATTACAAATGTTTTAACACCATGAAGTTAGtcaataaatgaaatatcattCACAATAGACAAGAATAGGTAGATGACAGATTAAGTGTCATCTATGAATATAATAGATAAGTTAACTGTAATCTGTATTAtatgtttacattatttataaattattatatttgttattaccgAAAAAGCATACCCTCTTAATCGCGTACATAAGTACACGCATATGCTTTTCTTTCATGTTAcggttaaataaatacaaatatgccTTAATTATTAGGAATTCATTACCAAATTAAATTACTATGttgaatcgaaaaaaattgtttatacaaaTCTTCACTTAAATACGATTCACGCACACATGTATTATTATCTGTTACAACGCACGATGGATTTGTACCGTCGAAATTTTCACGTAGCGGATATTCAATATTCAGTCGATAAATATCATTCATGATTTCATTTAAACATCCGCACTGCCAAGGATTTCTACCAaaacgtaaatattttaatttcgatcgtttaaaaaaatcactttccAAGTATGTTAATTTATTCTCTTGAATGTAAAATCGTTCAACAATACAATCTTCACCTTCGAATATATCTGATGCTAAATACGTAAGTTCATTTTCTGCTAGATTAACTTCGATTAATCGTGGTACATTGAATAAATTAGttggaataattttaaatttattatttgctaaATCTAATTTCTCTAACGATaccatattttgaaatatttctggATCTAATTTTGTTAAACGATTTCGATTTAAATCTAGgcgaataacattttctaaggaatcaaatatatttgatgGTAATTCAGCCAAACGATTTCCACTCAATATTAAAACGGTTAAAGTTTCACccatgaatttaaagaaatctgtATCGATTTTATCGATGTAATTATATCCGACATCCAATGATATTAAACGAGAGAGTGGTGCAAATGCATCGGGCGATAATTCTGTTAATTTAACTGCTTGCATACTAATTTCTAATATTCGAGAGGATTCATCCGCATATCCATCGTGAAAACTACTAAAcgttccaattttaattttcgttaaAGGATTTGTATCTagaattaatgaatttaattcgatcaaattgaaaaatatattcggCTCGATCTCTTTCAATTGATTCCGatgtaaagataatttttttaaacgtattaGATTATCAAATATCCCAGGTTCGAGGTATGTTATTTGATTTCGATATAATGATAGCTCTTTCAACTCAACTacgaattcaaaaatattttttggtaccgtttttaattgatttgcttctaaatttaatacttgtaatttttttaaatatcgaaaaattttttcatttaattgagCGATTTTATTGTAACctaattgtaaaatttctaatttcgtATTACGTTTAAACACATCTATCGGTAATTCGGTTAAAAAATTCGCTTTCAAccataatgtttttaaatttcgtaatcGATCGAATACATTCGATGGTAATTCTCTCAATTCATTATAACTTAAACGTAAATATTCTAGTCTCGTATTTTCTCGAAAAACATTCCGTTCGAAATCAGTGATTTGATTTGTTTCgagattcaaaaatttcaatcgacgtaaatgtacaaaataatgaTCTTTTAAAGTTGATAGAAGACAATTACCAATATGTAATTCGGTAATCGTTGCAGTTTTATCGGCaccgattaaaaatttattcgttaCTCCCCATTCGTATggtaaaaatgtgttttcttcTAAATCAGAgattggattaaaattattaataattttctttaaattagcaTTTTCCTTAAATGTTTGTGGTTCAATTTTATAGATTCGATTCCAAGATAAGTTCAATTCTTGTAATTGTGTTAacgatgtaaaaatatttttaataactgttaaattattatgcgctaaatttaattcaattaaatcagGCATTCGTATGAATGTATCTTTAAGTATGCTAGAAATTTCGTTGTTACTTATATTTAAGATCCGTAATTGTGgattattttcaaacatttttgctGGTAAGGATTTTAATTTGTTGTCACTGAGATCTAGGTAAATTAAAGATGGCATATTGCTGAATGTCTCTGTAACCACTGTTTGTATaccagattttattattttcactcttgataattttggataattaaatgcattttttggtaaatctattaattttccatttattaCATCCAAATCAGCgaatatttcctaaaataattaaatcataatttattaagccatacatattttaactaaatttatcaCTGTTCgtcttatttacattttttaatattagaacACAAATATTGTCAGAACATCATTTAATTTTGACCACGTTTTTGACATTTTCttcgaaataaaaatcgatGAAGTAATACTTATACAACCAGTGTTCCGTAATTATATGCTTTTAATGTTAATCtccaatttaaaacaaatacagaaatgaatatttgttttcCTATAGGCAACTTTTATTGCATATTTGTATAGTATAATCTTCACGTCCCCGACCGTATTTGTTAGTTTtgcatttttcaatttatctcCAATACGacaagaaaagaagaaaatctTCAGAAAGCTAAATTATTCGATTGATCAGGTTGAACTTCTCCCCACCTTTTAGACTCGAAAAATTTAACCAAAtgctaataatttattgttcgaTTAATAATTCCCGCTCGAAAGAACGAAATTCTTATATCTGCGGGGTTccgtatttttaaaactataaattttgaaacgattaatttataaattaccaAACAATCGATTTGTTTACTTATTTAGCGTAAAGCAAACCTATgaattaaatacagaaaaaagtgatagaaaacatatttctatttttattttcttttttggttaaatttctGTGCTACttaagattattattttgttctatattttgaattttgcaaGAGCGTAAACACTTTTGtacaatataatgtaataagTGATAAGCCATTTATCGgccaatcaaataaataaataaataaataaacttaccgGATTTTGTACagcattaatttcttttaatggTGTATGATAACATTTAACTCTTGAACTAGTCTCATCTACAATTCGTTCACAATCcgatttaacaaaattcattttatacattaataaaatcacataaaatattaatggatgcattattaaaagtttaattaggttaaataattttgaattattcactatttcaatttaaaaaaaattacatgattaaatgaattaagttttataaatgttaGCAAAACTATGAATCAAAATCCAGTAAAAAAACCCaaagtatgtatatttattaaactttccTTAATAAAGCGGGTgctggatggggttgagtgtgcaaaatatatgagtaccgcattttgtcaattgattcttaaTCAAAAAAGCTTTATAGATTAACATTCCaaatcttgccagaaaccccattggtccaatttttgcatACCCCTCCCCCCTCcaaagaaacagttaaatgacattttttgaatcaagtaaaagttactctagGTTCTATgggttatttaacgtcaaaaaggctctttatgattttttcgtaaacttcttcgttttcgagatattaacagttcacaattacatttttgagcttagcaaaattctaaaataatgtttgaacatcctttaATAAAGATCTGAAGACTAATACAGGTTACTTCATTCTAGAGGctcatttttcaattcttaagaagatgttttttttccattattaacAATAAGTAAGACAGAGATACTAAATATTTCAGTCTTGCATactgttattaataagaattataacaTCTTTAAAGACTTAAGGTTGAAGCTTTAGAATTACAGAATGtgtaattactcttcagaacttcataaaggatgttcaaacattattttagaattttgataagctcaaaaatgtaattgtgagtcctgtttttcagcttttaaattgcttttttggagtttttccaaacattaaactgttaagatctcaaaaacgaagaagcttacgaaaaaatcacaaagagcctttttgacgttaaatgaccCATAGAACCAAGAGTAATTTttacttgattaaaaaaaatgtcattaaacTGTTTCTgtagagggggggggggggttatgCAACAATTGAGCCAATGGGGTTTCTGGCAAcatccagaatattaatctgtaagcttttctgatcaagaatcaattggaaaaatgcggtactcatattttgcacactcaacccccTCCAGAGCCTGCACTATAATACATTGACCTTTTTTTGCTTATAGAATCTTGATAATCAAATGCTTTTTCAAGGTTTCATAACAATCCGCACTGTTTATTAAAAGCATCTACATCGCTTGCATATATGCTAATAATCTTTCTGAATTGTTTAAATTCCACAGAATTATACTGTTAGAGATATCCATGACAAaccagtttttaaatttataatatacagccCTGTATATAGgagtttacatataaaatacaaagtgGTTCAAAAATAATGACTCTTTAACTTTTGGAAGGTTGGTTAATTGGACTATACCTATGGGTCTGTCactaatttggaaaattttttttttttaaataatattttatgtcaatttGTGTTGTAAGTATATGATACGATTACCCCAAAATGATTCACTAGCTATACATTGCGTTCATTAGACCCATACTATTCTATGGGTCACTACTATCGTGGACAGCACTAGAAAAGGAAATCCGCCAAAAAGTACTAGGTAAATCCCAACGAGTAGCATCCTTACTAATCTCGGGATGTCTACAGACAACACCATGTAAAGCACTTGTAACTTGATGTAATGCTGCACCTCCTGCAAACTGACCTCTTTGGAGAGAAATGCGCGGCAGTTCCAGGCTAAATCTGGTCTCACCCTGAGATGATTCCTCTAAGCGAGATTGGGATGAGAACTTGGTTAAACCAAAGGGCGTGGTATTTTATACCGACGGATCTAAGTTAGAAAGAAGGATAGATTGTAGGCTCTGCTTTGAAAATCTCAATTTGCGTCTATTATTTCGGCATCCAGATCACTGAAGCGTGTATCAAGCTTAAGTGATCGCTATTCACGAGGTATGTGTATGTATAAGACTGAACACTGTCAGGTGCAGCGACATTACTatcttcaccgacagccaagcaGCTCTTAAATCCTTCTGCTCAGTTTATGTAACCTCAAAGGTATCACGGTCCTTAAGCGAGCTgacggaacaaatgaatgtaaacctggaaTGGATACCGGGACTCAGAGGATACCGGGAAaaagggccaatcttagatggagggaggaacgtacttgtgatTCGataagacagatatggtctgaatacaatcgtaggcgttacGAAGATCTTATGTcgcttccaagggcctctattagcaaagttgttgcggctattacaggacactgtctgggcggcaggcatgctgaaccgGGCAGCCTATCACAACTGCCTGGAACGGacagcctatcacaactatcGCA from Chrysoperla carnea chromosome 2, inChrCarn1.1, whole genome shotgun sequence includes these protein-coding regions:
- the LOC123293116 gene encoding insulin-like growth factor-binding protein complex acid labile subunit, which translates into the protein MPSLIYLDLSDNKLKSLPAKMFENNPQLRILNISNNEISSILKDTFIRMPDLIELNLAHNNLTVIKNIFTSLTQLQELNLSWNRIYKIEPQTFKENANLKKIINNFNPISDLEENTFLPYEWGVTNKFLIGADKTATITELHIGNCLLSTLKDHYFVHLRRLKFLNLETNQITDFERNVFRENTRLEYLRLSYNELRELPSNVFDRLRNLKTLWLKANFLTELPIDVFKRNTKLEILQLGYNKIVPKNIFEFVVELKELSLYRNQITYLEPGIFDNLIRLKKLSLHRNQLKEIEPNIFFNLIELNSLILDTNPLTKIKIGTFSSFHDGYADESSRILEISMQAVKLTELSPDAFAPLSRLISLDVGYNYIDKIDTDFFKFMGETLTVLILSGNRLAELPSNIFDSLENVIRLDLNRNRLTKLDPEIFQNMVSLEKLDLANNKFKIIPTNLFNVPRLIEVNLAENELTYLASDIFEGEDCIVERFYIQENKLTYLESDFFKRSKLKYLRFGRNPWQCGCLNEIMNDIYRLNIEYPLRENFDGTNPSCVVTDNNTCVRESYLSEDLYKQFFSIQHSNLIW